In a single window of the Bacillus clarus genome:
- a CDS encoding YxeA family protein, protein MKEMKRYIALFSILVVFASLLVGCDLNRMGKDEYYVKITTDGIEKNEKSDKGEPFKYFEYKLTGFDKEGKEKELEFTAQKNLRKEAFLRVYHSDKKGVSAWEEVKKDELPAKVKEKLAAK, encoded by the coding sequence GTGAAGGAAATGAAAAGATATATTGCACTTTTTAGTATTTTAGTCGTATTTGCAAGCCTATTAGTAGGTTGTGATTTAAATCGTATGGGTAAGGATGAATATTATGTTAAAATTACAACGGATGGAATTGAAAAAAATGAAAAAAGTGACAAAGGTGAACCATTCAAATACTTTGAGTATAAGTTAACTGGATTTGATAAAGAGGGTAAAGAAAAAGAGTTAGAATTTACAGCGCAAAAGAACCTTCGTAAAGAAGCATTTTTACGCGTCTATCACTCTGATAAAAAAGGTGTATCAGCTTGGGAAGAAGTGAAGAAGGACGAGCTTCCTGCGAAGGTGAAAGAAAAACTAGCTGCGAAATAA
- a CDS encoding helix-turn-helix domain-containing protein, which translates to MGSLYNLMKPYSEFRSKEEFNAYQKQVFKCYQFQLNKTDSAVIHLLGKYAVNEKNETVGVACPLMETIAKKLRKSIRTVRRSIAKLEEMGIVKRIATKERHRRGGYSANLYVFLKSAIDRMDDRMKMSACESGDRADGCSGNEQKNERETILSKNIPQIKEKRVITYELDETYCRHDIPKPFIHALIPMTSNPKKINILWSKVEFAYKKSGLLEQGVLLEQILADEKVYGNLIWRVKSVVRAYKYGEIRKDVGALLYSTVRDLFLDVGLEWGAALRRSKGIPLFNPFKKEPCV; encoded by the coding sequence ATGGGAAGCTTATATAACTTAATGAAACCATATAGTGAATTTCGAAGTAAAGAAGAGTTTAATGCATATCAAAAACAAGTTTTTAAATGTTATCAGTTTCAACTGAATAAGACGGATTCTGCCGTCATTCATTTGTTAGGCAAGTATGCGGTTAATGAGAAGAACGAAACAGTTGGTGTTGCTTGTCCGTTAATGGAGACAATTGCGAAGAAACTCAGAAAGAGTATTCGAACTGTACGCCGCTCTATTGCGAAATTAGAAGAAATGGGAATTGTTAAGCGAATCGCTACGAAAGAGAGGCATAGGCGCGGCGGATATAGTGCTAACTTATATGTATTTCTTAAATCAGCAATTGACCGCATGGATGACCGTATGAAAATGTCCGCATGTGAAAGTGGTGATCGTGCAGATGGCTGTAGTGGAAATGAGCAAAAAAATGAGAGGGAAACAATTCTTTCTAAAAACATTCCACAAATAAAAGAAAAAAGAGTAATAACGTACGAACTTGATGAGACGTATTGTCGTCACGATATACCAAAACCTTTCATACACGCACTTATACCGATGACGAGTAATCCAAAGAAGATTAATATACTTTGGAGTAAAGTGGAGTTTGCTTATAAAAAGAGTGGATTACTCGAGCAAGGTGTTTTATTAGAGCAGATTTTAGCTGATGAAAAAGTGTATGGAAATTTAATTTGGCGGGTGAAAAGTGTTGTGAGAGCGTATAAGTATGGGGAGATTCGTAAAGATGTTGGGGCGCTTTTGTATAGTACAGTGCGAGATTTGTTTTTAGACGTTGGATTAGAATGGGGAGCGGCTTTGAGACGGAGTAAGGGGATACCTTTATTCAATCCATTTAAAAAAGAGCCATGCGTATAA
- a CDS encoding DUF523 domain-containing protein, giving the protein MIVISACLGGIACRYDGNDNLVSKIEELLQREDTFLICPEVLGGLPTPRPSAEIIGGNGDDVLDGKAKVMTKDGKDVTDAFVNGAHKALEQIKDLNPEYIILKERSPSCGSSTIYTGEFNGNKQTGYGVTTALFKRHGFTVISEEDFENRKGFDL; this is encoded by the coding sequence ATGATTGTAATTAGCGCTTGTTTAGGCGGTATCGCCTGTCGTTATGATGGCAACGATAATCTCGTTTCAAAAATAGAAGAATTATTACAAAGAGAAGATACATTTCTCATTTGCCCTGAAGTATTAGGAGGTTTACCGACACCTCGTCCTTCCGCTGAAATCATTGGCGGTAACGGTGATGATGTGCTAGATGGGAAAGCAAAAGTAATGACGAAAGATGGGAAAGACGTAACAGATGCTTTTGTTAACGGCGCTCATAAAGCATTAGAACAGATAAAAGATTTGAATCCGGAATATATCATTTTAAAAGAACGTAGCCCATCATGCGGGAGTTCTACTATTTACACTGGAGAATTTAATGGAAATAAACAAACTGGTTACGGCGTAACAACAGCTCTATTTAAAAGACATGGATTCACAGTCATTTCAGAAGAGGATTTTGAAAACAGAAAAGGATTTGACCTTTAA